One segment of Arthrobacter sp. MMS18-M83 DNA contains the following:
- a CDS encoding anti-sigma factor has translation MNETGLHQLLGAYLLGGLEADEARAFEEHLEFCADCRRELGELESLPALLDAVPVPDAVALAAGRPAVERPAVERPAAGQSAAPFTVGRPAVEPTSDARSLLRTFSETLPQPILLKMAARRRKSRRRWTALVSAVAAACLGLGVLAGPLLNQPPKPDASYSVQTDNGLQLTVGLVKKSWGTELQLEGRSMPLQGTMYLWVKGRDGNEELACGWTATSSGRIKVTGATPVQLAGISGVELRDDAQKTVAVISVPGS, from the coding sequence GTGAACGAAACAGGACTTCACCAATTGCTGGGCGCCTACCTGCTTGGCGGCTTGGAGGCTGACGAGGCACGGGCCTTTGAGGAGCACCTGGAATTCTGCGCTGATTGCCGACGCGAGCTTGGCGAGCTGGAAAGCCTTCCGGCCCTTCTCGACGCCGTCCCCGTGCCCGACGCCGTCGCGCTCGCCGCCGGGCGCCCCGCCGTCGAGCGCCCTGCCGTCGAGCGCCCTGCCGCTGGGCAATCCGCTGCGCCTTTCACGGTCGGACGCCCCGCCGTCGAACCCACTTCCGACGCTCGCTCACTTTTGCGGACCTTTTCGGAAACGCTCCCGCAGCCGATCCTCCTGAAAATGGCAGCGCGGCGGCGGAAGTCCCGACGCCGGTGGACGGCTCTGGTGAGTGCCGTGGCCGCCGCTTGCCTCGGGTTGGGAGTCCTCGCCGGGCCGCTGCTGAACCAGCCGCCCAAGCCTGACGCCAGCTACTCGGTGCAGACGGACAACGGCCTGCAACTCACAGTGGGGCTCGTCAAGAAGTCGTGGGGGACCGAGCTGCAACTGGAAGGCCGTAGCATGCCGCTGCAGGGCACCATGTACCTGTGGGTCAAGGGCCGCGACGGCAACGAGGAATTGGCGTGCGGTTGGACCGCGACGTCCAGCGGACGCATCAAGGTGACGGGCGCGACGCCGGTCCAGCTCGCCGGGATCTCGGGCGTGGAACTGCGGGACGACGCCCAGAAGACGGTCGCGGTGATTTCGGTCCCGGGGAGCTAG
- a CDS encoding alpha/beta fold hydrolase codes for MAHTEPPTLDSPQADTRQIRHRVVCLHNGSGAGEWYTRQVAAYDAQTLDGNDLGATAPEDQLEGWVTAAAAALRDGGVTPVHLVASGRTVYGTIVLAGRYPELVKSMILGDPEVDTSIEGYAHSLQLVQAPSLVIAAAPQADTDIAKPQSIAGGIDNGVFVIIENTAVPAHRTRADSFNEWATSFMNIAEGLHTFAESEEDFRD; via the coding sequence ATGGCACACACAGAACCACCGACTCTGGACAGTCCACAAGCGGACACACGGCAGATCCGGCACCGGGTCGTCTGTCTCCACAACGGCTCCGGAGCCGGGGAATGGTACACACGGCAGGTGGCCGCCTACGATGCCCAAACCTTGGATGGCAACGATCTGGGTGCCACCGCCCCAGAAGACCAGCTTGAAGGATGGGTCACAGCTGCTGCCGCAGCGCTGCGGGACGGCGGGGTCACCCCGGTGCACCTAGTGGCTTCCGGCCGTACCGTCTACGGCACGATCGTGCTCGCCGGCCGTTATCCCGAGCTGGTCAAAAGCATGATTCTCGGTGACCCGGAGGTTGACACCTCCATCGAGGGATATGCCCATTCGCTCCAGCTCGTTCAAGCCCCATCGCTGGTTATCGCCGCCGCGCCGCAGGCAGACACCGACATCGCCAAGCCCCAGAGCATTGCCGGCGGCATCGACAATGGGGTCTTCGTCATTATCGAAAATACCGCCGTCCCCGCACACCGAACAAGGGCTGACTCTTTCAACGAGTGGGCCACATCATTCATGAACATCGCCGAAGGCCTGCACACCTTCGCCGAATCGGAGGAGGATTTCCGTGACTGA
- a CDS encoding cupin domain-containing protein translates to MSETVSAPTTDLEELIDSSIASRESRVVDFDTLKFQTKMGDKFRRGQVRYIGSGATGDHSDDNNILQAEHFTFSNMVLPAGCVGPEHTHPDVEEVFFVLEGQVEFSVHDVEDGTKTASRVLGYRDLIRVPAGVPRSLRTVSEDDALICVIIGAKKPEIPFYPPTSEMHGVTR, encoded by the coding sequence ATGAGTGAAACCGTAAGTGCACCGACAACAGATCTCGAAGAGCTCATCGATTCGTCTATCGCGTCCCGTGAGAGCCGTGTTGTTGACTTTGACACTCTGAAATTCCAGACAAAAATGGGAGACAAATTCCGGCGTGGCCAGGTCCGTTACATCGGCTCCGGGGCTACCGGGGACCACTCGGACGATAACAACATCCTCCAGGCCGAGCACTTCACGTTCTCTAACATGGTTCTGCCGGCCGGGTGCGTAGGACCGGAGCACACTCACCCTGACGTCGAAGAGGTGTTCTTTGTCCTCGAGGGGCAGGTGGAGTTCAGCGTCCACGATGTCGAGGACGGTACAAAGACGGCCAGTCGTGTTTTGGGCTACCGCGACCTGATTCGCGTTCCTGCAGGCGTTCCCCGGAGCCTTCGCACCGTCAGCGAAGATGATGCGCTGATCTGCGTAATCATCGGTGCGAAAAAGCCGGAGATTCCCTTCTACCCGCCGACCTCCGAGATGCACGGAGTCACTCGCTAA
- a CDS encoding alpha/beta fold hydrolase, whose protein sequence is MQLPTEVATTTGNLDSRISLHNVSLVVRGEGAPVFLLHGIGGNASSCGALAQLLSEAGYRTFCWDAPGYGESTDPRGPVDHSGLVLQILASLAVGPAHLIGTSWGGVIATKAAAQAPDAVRSLVLADSTRGSAVTGDSADRMLARIPELAELGPEAFAGRRAPRLLSPSADAVTAAAVRSEMAAVRLPGYTAAATMMAATDTSDVLPSLQVPSLVLVGEDDVVTGVAESRILAESITDASFKIVSRAGHAAVQEKPAEMASSILEFWKRLS, encoded by the coding sequence ATGCAGTTGCCCACTGAGGTAGCTACCACCACCGGAAACCTGGACAGCCGTATTTCCCTCCACAACGTATCGCTGGTGGTCCGCGGTGAAGGAGCGCCTGTCTTCCTGCTGCATGGCATCGGGGGAAATGCCTCGTCTTGCGGGGCGTTGGCGCAACTGCTCAGTGAGGCCGGTTACCGCACGTTCTGCTGGGATGCGCCCGGCTACGGGGAATCTACGGATCCGCGGGGACCGGTGGACCACTCCGGGCTCGTCTTGCAGATTTTGGCTTCCCTCGCCGTCGGACCCGCCCACCTGATCGGGACCTCGTGGGGAGGAGTTATCGCCACTAAAGCGGCAGCACAAGCACCGGATGCTGTCCGCTCTCTGGTTCTAGCGGACAGCACCAGGGGTTCGGCTGTTACCGGGGATTCGGCGGACAGGATGTTGGCGCGCATCCCGGAACTAGCCGAATTGGGGCCAGAAGCCTTTGCCGGCCGACGGGCTCCCCGGCTTCTCTCGCCCTCAGCGGATGCTGTCACGGCCGCGGCGGTCAGGTCCGAAATGGCCGCGGTCCGGCTTCCTGGTTACACGGCCGCGGCAACCATGATGGCAGCCACCGACACATCGGATGTGCTGCCGTCTCTGCAGGTACCGTCGCTGGTCCTGGTCGGCGAAGACGATGTAGTTACCGGCGTGGCTGAATCTCGGATCCTCGCTGAATCCATAACAGACGCTTCTTTCAAAATCGTTTCCCGCGCTGGCCATGCCGCAGTGCAGGAGAAGCCCGCAGAGATGGCGTCATCGATTCTAGAGTTTTGGAAGAGGCTTTCATGA
- a CDS encoding aspartate dehydrogenase domain-containing protein, whose product MKSARTCRVGVIGYGAIGVPVVAGITKGRVAGAVLEGVISRSLLSSAPVKQLTLTEALECCDLLVECAGQEALVEHAEFVLRAGVDLLVTSVGALADREFSKQLNAAGPGRLFLTSGAVGGLDLLSSGARAAGYDRVTITTTKLPDSLVQPWMNEALVEEIRNARGPLDIYKGSAAEAALLFPKSLNAGAAVAIAVNNWDAVTVRVRADPAAELTSHVIEASGNMGEYRFEIRNKPSEDNPRTSGVVPFAVLRSLDSIIGGRGGLI is encoded by the coding sequence ATGAAGTCAGCACGCACCTGCCGAGTCGGAGTTATCGGTTACGGCGCCATCGGAGTACCCGTCGTTGCTGGGATTACCAAGGGACGGGTCGCAGGGGCTGTCTTGGAAGGGGTCATCTCCCGGAGCCTGCTAAGCAGTGCCCCGGTGAAGCAGCTCACCCTGACGGAGGCTCTGGAATGCTGCGACTTGCTGGTTGAATGTGCAGGTCAGGAAGCACTCGTCGAACACGCCGAGTTTGTCCTCCGCGCGGGTGTTGACCTGCTCGTGACGTCGGTTGGTGCCCTGGCGGATAGAGAATTCTCAAAGCAGCTCAACGCCGCCGGGCCCGGGCGGCTCTTCCTGACATCTGGCGCAGTTGGCGGCCTCGACCTTTTGTCCTCAGGCGCCCGGGCGGCAGGCTATGACAGAGTCACGATTACGACGACGAAACTGCCGGACTCCCTTGTCCAGCCCTGGATGAACGAGGCTTTGGTTGAGGAGATACGCAATGCTCGTGGCCCACTGGACATTTATAAAGGATCGGCCGCTGAGGCCGCGCTGTTATTCCCCAAGTCCCTAAACGCTGGCGCCGCCGTTGCCATCGCTGTTAACAACTGGGACGCTGTGACGGTCAGAGTAAGGGCAGACCCCGCGGCGGAACTGACCAGCCACGTCATCGAAGCTTCTGGAAACATGGGGGAATACCGGTTCGAAATCCGCAACAAGCCTTCTGAGGACAATCCGAGGACAAGCGGTGTAGTACCGTTCGCCGTACTACGATCTCTGGACTCCATTATCGGTGGCCGGGGTGGGTTGATATGA
- a CDS encoding thiamine pyrophosphate-binding protein has protein sequence MEQGTKIPQNPTGGDILVRVMRRHGVDTAFGVISIHNLPLIEAVDRELNFVAVRHEAAAVNAADAYARASGKFGVALTSTGTGAGNAAGSMVEALTAGSRVLHITGQIDSEFLGSNRGVIHEVPRQLQMLQAVSGYARTIFNAKDAEADLEEAIAHLLSVPHTPSSLEWPIDLQYLALPEDQRPADPPSRPEVSIDHEAVAEAVELLSQAKRPLIWAGGGAAGAGTALAELLHRLGAGLLTSNSGRGVVPEDDDQVIGNFATTPEALALLEDADVLLSVGTHFRSNETKHYSMALPSTHIQLDIDPAAIGRVYPADVGLEGDSRILLEQIVRKLSAPCVETGWTERVRATRRNVRAALTEYIGGYAEICESLRRRLDRESVIARDVTIPSSQWGNRLLEIYSRETNIFPLGGGIGQGLAMGIGAACARPGIPTAVIVGDGGLAVHLGELASLAGSGAWCVALVFNDSGYGVLRNMQKANGFAEAGVNLHTPDFDLLAQSLHLPFWRVRGSGQFDQALEEALAVRGPAVIEIDVTALDPAPGAFVLPVHIPSRNH, from the coding sequence ATGGAACAAGGAACGAAAATACCCCAAAACCCTACCGGCGGTGACATCCTCGTCCGGGTCATGCGCAGGCACGGCGTTGACACCGCTTTCGGGGTGATCAGCATCCACAATCTTCCCCTGATCGAGGCCGTGGACCGGGAACTTAACTTCGTCGCCGTCCGCCATGAAGCTGCGGCCGTGAATGCGGCGGATGCTTACGCGCGCGCTTCGGGCAAGTTCGGAGTAGCCCTGACCAGCACCGGGACAGGTGCCGGCAACGCTGCCGGGTCGATGGTGGAGGCACTGACTGCAGGCAGCCGCGTGCTACACATCACCGGCCAGATTGACAGTGAATTCCTCGGAAGCAACCGGGGAGTGATCCATGAGGTCCCACGCCAGCTGCAAATGCTTCAGGCAGTATCGGGCTACGCACGGACCATTTTCAACGCCAAAGATGCCGAAGCGGACCTGGAGGAAGCTATTGCGCACCTGCTGTCCGTCCCGCATACTCCGTCCAGCCTGGAATGGCCCATTGACCTTCAGTACCTGGCCCTGCCAGAGGACCAGCGACCAGCGGACCCACCCAGCCGGCCTGAAGTCTCCATCGACCATGAAGCCGTGGCCGAAGCCGTTGAACTGCTCTCGCAGGCCAAGAGGCCCCTCATCTGGGCAGGTGGCGGGGCCGCAGGTGCCGGTACGGCTCTCGCAGAGCTGCTGCACCGCCTCGGGGCCGGGTTGCTGACCAGCAATTCAGGCAGAGGCGTGGTGCCCGAAGACGACGATCAGGTAATCGGAAACTTCGCAACCACGCCCGAGGCGCTGGCACTCCTCGAAGACGCGGACGTGCTGCTGAGTGTTGGAACGCATTTCCGTTCCAACGAAACGAAGCACTACTCTATGGCACTGCCCAGCACGCACATCCAGCTTGACATTGATCCTGCCGCCATCGGCCGTGTCTACCCGGCTGATGTCGGGCTGGAGGGGGATTCCCGAATCCTGCTCGAGCAGATCGTCAGGAAACTCTCCGCCCCCTGCGTCGAGACGGGCTGGACCGAGCGGGTGCGCGCGACGCGCCGGAACGTCCGTGCCGCCCTGACCGAATACATCGGCGGGTATGCCGAGATCTGCGAAAGCCTTCGCCGGCGGCTTGACCGCGAATCGGTGATCGCCCGGGACGTGACGATCCCCTCCAGCCAATGGGGCAACCGCCTGCTGGAAATCTACTCTCGGGAAACGAACATTTTCCCGCTCGGCGGCGGGATCGGTCAGGGACTCGCCATGGGCATCGGCGCCGCCTGCGCCCGGCCCGGGATCCCCACAGCGGTGATCGTCGGCGACGGCGGACTGGCGGTCCACCTCGGTGAGCTCGCCTCCCTAGCAGGTTCGGGTGCCTGGTGCGTAGCCCTGGTCTTCAATGACAGCGGCTACGGAGTCCTTCGGAACATGCAAAAGGCCAACGGCTTCGCCGAAGCCGGCGTGAACCTTCACACACCGGACTTCGATCTGTTGGCCCAATCACTTCACCTGCCGTTCTGGCGGGTCCGTGGTTCCGGACAGTTCGACCAGGCGCTGGAGGAAGCGCTGGCAGTCCGAGGACCGGCGGTAATCGAAATTGACGTCACGGCCCTGGACCCAGCCCCGGGAGCGTTTGTGCTGCCGGTGCATATCCCCAGCCGGAACCACTAA
- a CDS encoding SDR family oxidoreductase — protein MTRLIVITGSGRGLGFSIAERLAAGGDRIVIAEKNAEIAEHAAVTLRERGFDATAIITDIADKASVAALADAVRKLGGADGLVNNAALADGVGGDTFWDLEEDFFQRVMSVNAFGTWLVSKHFYPQLAQKQAGAIVNVASDAALYGSPRLVHYVGSKGAVLAMTRTMARDAGAAGVRVNAVSPGLIRVEATESVPSSRYRLYGENRVLERDQVPEDISGVVQFLLSDAAAFITGQNIVVDGGFVMGH, from the coding sequence ATGACACGGTTGATAGTAATCACCGGCTCTGGACGCGGACTGGGGTTCAGTATCGCTGAACGGCTGGCAGCCGGAGGTGATCGCATCGTAATTGCTGAGAAAAACGCCGAGATCGCAGAACATGCAGCAGTCACGCTGCGGGAACGCGGCTTCGATGCTACGGCAATCATTACCGATATTGCGGACAAGGCCTCCGTTGCCGCCTTAGCCGATGCCGTCCGGAAACTGGGCGGGGCAGATGGTCTTGTCAACAATGCGGCTCTTGCTGACGGGGTTGGCGGTGACACCTTCTGGGACCTTGAAGAAGATTTCTTCCAGCGGGTCATGAGTGTGAACGCCTTCGGTACATGGCTGGTGAGCAAGCACTTCTATCCGCAGCTGGCACAAAAGCAGGCAGGGGCCATCGTGAACGTCGCTTCCGACGCCGCGCTGTATGGCTCGCCGCGTCTGGTCCACTATGTCGGCTCCAAAGGAGCCGTCTTGGCGATGACCCGGACCATGGCCCGTGATGCGGGAGCAGCCGGGGTCCGTGTAAATGCTGTCTCGCCGGGCCTGATCAGGGTCGAGGCAACCGAATCCGTGCCGTCCTCCCGCTACCGGCTTTACGGGGAGAACAGGGTGCTGGAAAGGGACCAGGTGCCCGAGGATATCTCAGGGGTTGTCCAGTTTCTGCTCTCGGACGCTGCGGCGTTCATCACCGGTCAGAACATCGTGGTGGATGGCGGCTTTGTCATGGGGCATTAA
- a CDS encoding MarR family winged helix-turn-helix transcriptional regulator has translation MPDDSTEADAIDRILADWLRERPDLDASSIGVLGRLLRLANQVRAVESSYFDAYGLTLASFDVLANLRRSGPPHRKTAGELATSSMLTTGGITFRLDRMEEQNLIERVRTREDRRVVYAQLTAHGKAVIDEAFGKHLDKQRQMLSGLTPSELDQLAALLKKAEASVVAFDVNAMEAVGRGS, from the coding sequence ATGCCTGACGATTCAACTGAAGCCGACGCCATTGACCGCATTCTGGCGGATTGGCTGCGTGAACGGCCGGACTTGGATGCGAGCTCAATTGGCGTCCTCGGGCGGCTCTTGCGGCTGGCCAATCAGGTCCGCGCTGTCGAAAGTTCCTACTTTGATGCGTACGGTCTGACACTTGCGTCCTTCGACGTCCTGGCCAATCTGCGCCGCTCCGGGCCACCGCACCGGAAGACGGCCGGCGAGCTCGCGACCTCCTCCATGCTCACGACCGGTGGTATTACTTTCCGGTTGGACAGGATGGAGGAGCAGAACCTCATCGAGAGAGTTCGGACCCGCGAAGACCGTCGGGTTGTGTACGCCCAGCTGACCGCACATGGTAAGGCTGTTATCGATGAGGCATTCGGAAAGCATTTAGACAAGCAACGTCAAATGTTGAGCGGTCTGACACCATCGGAGCTCGATCAACTCGCAGCGCTGTTAAAGAAGGCGGAGGCATCGGTGGTCGCTTTTGATGTCAATGCGATGGAAGCGGTTGGCCGAGGCTCCTGA
- a CDS encoding recombinase-like helix-turn-helix domain-containing protein: MTEQYLEPNQARTGRVTPYEKKLAGALSEIFAGGTKDLPRVVAGLNGLGLNAPDGSPWDEARFRAEMRRLGE, translated from the coding sequence GTGACTGAACAATACCTAGAACCGAATCAGGCCCGCACCGGGCGTGTGACTCCCTACGAGAAGAAACTCGCCGGGGCACTCAGCGAGATCTTCGCTGGCGGCACAAAAGATCTGCCGCGAGTGGTTGCAGGTTTGAACGGCCTCGGTCTAAATGCTCCGGATGGCAGCCCGTGGGACGAAGCCCGTTTCCGCGCCGAAATGCGACGATTGGGAGAATAA
- a CDS encoding methylenetetrahydrofolate reductase: MHNTHRYLLAPSRHYANHGGFPEAQPPRLQRDSASLGTRAGGPGQLSGILRDCEGAGITEVFAVGGDGPRGAGPYESCLHLVEDIAEYSGGRISAGIAGYPEGHPSVGGLDLLDALLAKQHLATHVVTQMCFSSPKVRDYTALLRREGVELPVWAGVAGAVPRTKLLALATQIGVGTSLKFLSSKGTLARRLLSGDRYSPESLVSELMAHADSVAGIHLYSFNRLDRPTWEPMDLPDPAANEPASA, translated from the coding sequence ATCCACAACACTCACCGTTACCTGCTTGCCCCATCACGGCATTACGCGAACCATGGAGGCTTCCCTGAAGCTCAGCCTCCTCGGCTACAACGTGATTCCGCATCTCTCGGCACGCGGGCTGGAGGACCGGGGCAGCTTTCCGGCATCCTCCGGGACTGCGAAGGTGCGGGGATCACCGAGGTCTTCGCCGTTGGTGGAGACGGACCGCGAGGTGCTGGCCCCTACGAATCGTGCCTTCACCTCGTGGAGGATATCGCCGAATACTCCGGCGGCAGGATTTCGGCGGGCATCGCCGGCTACCCTGAAGGTCATCCTTCCGTGGGCGGGCTGGACCTCTTGGATGCCCTGTTGGCGAAACAGCATCTGGCCACGCACGTTGTCACACAGATGTGCTTCTCCTCACCCAAGGTCCGGGATTACACAGCGCTCCTGCGTCGCGAAGGGGTGGAACTGCCGGTGTGGGCCGGAGTGGCCGGGGCGGTTCCCCGGACCAAGCTGCTGGCCCTGGCAACCCAGATCGGCGTCGGGACGTCCCTGAAGTTCCTCAGCAGCAAGGGAACTCTCGCCCGCCGGCTCTTGAGCGGCGACAGGTACTCACCGGAGAGCCTCGTCTCCGAACTCATGGCCCACGCGGACAGCGTCGCGGGAATCCATCTCTACAGCTTCAACAGGCTGGACAGGCCCACGTGGGAACCAATGGACCTGCCCGATCCTGCGGCCAACGAACCAGCCTCCGCGTAG
- a CDS encoding Rieske 2Fe-2S domain-containing protein: MTTTTQTARPTGGKSKTKNVVGVRHEVDAKELAVMGLRDRWYPVYPSRFVGVGDMVKVKRLGVDWLLFRDATGRIRMLEDRCPHRSAPLSVGQHLGDRVACKYHGVQVDGNGTVISVPGMPGCALEGRTVTTSLAVAEAADTIFAFMPLTTDSEVTEFKLPDRLANPEISWFSNFAEWKGPWRFYMDNVLDPMHGAFLHRDSHSMFGGDTSARFRIRETDRGFFFEKTDQRGVNFDWVEYCREAMDYVDLEIPYAESAGPGGTFGIVGMATPIDANNSAIFHWRTRTVSDWERDVWRFMYKTTLEEKHWAVLEQDREVLEALAADADKDEHLYQHDLGVARIRRVYEADAEKQAAVLRGEGL; encoded by the coding sequence ATGACAACTACAACACAAACCGCACGCCCCACCGGCGGCAAGAGCAAGACAAAGAACGTCGTCGGCGTCCGCCACGAAGTCGATGCCAAGGAACTGGCAGTGATGGGCTTGCGGGACCGCTGGTACCCCGTCTACCCCTCCCGTTTCGTCGGCGTTGGGGACATGGTCAAGGTCAAGCGCCTGGGCGTGGACTGGCTGCTGTTCCGCGACGCCACCGGACGTATTCGTATGCTCGAGGACCGCTGCCCCCACCGCAGTGCCCCCCTCTCGGTCGGTCAGCACCTCGGAGACCGCGTGGCCTGCAAATATCACGGAGTACAGGTCGATGGAAACGGTACGGTAATTTCCGTTCCTGGCATGCCCGGATGTGCCCTCGAAGGCCGAACCGTCACGACGTCGCTGGCAGTTGCAGAAGCAGCCGATACCATCTTTGCGTTCATGCCACTGACAACTGATTCCGAGGTAACGGAGTTCAAGCTGCCGGACCGCTTGGCCAATCCGGAAATTTCCTGGTTCTCGAACTTCGCGGAATGGAAGGGGCCCTGGCGTTTCTACATGGACAACGTCCTGGATCCGATGCACGGCGCTTTCCTTCACCGCGACTCACACTCAATGTTCGGCGGAGACACCAGCGCCCGCTTCCGCATCCGCGAAACCGACCGTGGCTTCTTCTTTGAGAAGACGGACCAGCGCGGCGTGAACTTCGACTGGGTCGAGTACTGCCGCGAAGCCATGGACTACGTCGATCTGGAAATCCCCTATGCCGAGTCCGCAGGACCCGGCGGGACTTTTGGCATCGTCGGCATGGCCACTCCCATTGATGCAAACAACTCGGCAATTTTCCATTGGCGCACCCGCACCGTCTCCGACTGGGAGCGCGACGTCTGGCGGTTCATGTACAAGACGACCCTTGAAGAAAAACACTGGGCAGTCTTGGAACAGGACCGAGAAGTCCTCGAAGCTCTCGCCGCCGACGCTGACAAAGACGAACACCTCTATCAGCACGATCTCGGCGTCGCACGGATCAGGCGTGTATACGAAGCCGACGCTGAAAAGCAGGCCGCCGTCCTCAGAGGGGAAGGCCTTTAA
- a CDS encoding SDR family oxidoreductase: MDLQLMDRTVIVTGASSGVGLATARYLLAEGAKVAACARDAGRLAAAFDQCVWTDRDSIYLASCDVTDRKATDAFVAGALENFGAVDGLVCNAGRSLMATLDETADEQFREEFDLKIFGVLNIVRSARAALAASPHGSVVNVNAILSRQPELRLAATSAARAGLLNLSHSLSEDLAADGTRVNSVLLGLIDTGQWRRRFEQSGSGLDFADWSAEITKDRGVKLGRFGTAEEVAFHILTLLSPLSGYTTGATIDVGGGVGRYV, encoded by the coding sequence ATGGATCTGCAATTAATGGACCGCACCGTCATTGTGACCGGAGCGAGTTCCGGGGTCGGGCTGGCTACCGCCCGTTACCTGCTCGCAGAAGGCGCCAAAGTAGCTGCTTGCGCCCGGGATGCCGGGCGCCTCGCGGCAGCTTTCGATCAGTGTGTCTGGACTGATCGGGACTCGATCTACCTGGCTAGCTGCGACGTCACCGACCGCAAAGCCACCGACGCATTTGTTGCCGGGGCCTTGGAGAACTTCGGGGCTGTTGACGGGCTGGTGTGCAATGCCGGCCGTTCCCTTATGGCCACGTTGGATGAGACGGCTGACGAACAGTTCCGCGAAGAATTCGACCTCAAGATTTTCGGGGTGTTGAACATAGTGCGCTCGGCGCGGGCTGCCCTGGCAGCGTCACCGCACGGCTCAGTGGTTAACGTCAATGCCATCCTGTCCCGCCAGCCTGAGCTGCGCCTGGCCGCTACTTCAGCCGCGCGTGCCGGGTTGTTGAACCTGAGCCACTCACTGTCTGAAGACCTCGCCGCGGACGGTACCCGGGTCAACTCAGTGCTGCTCGGATTGATCGACACCGGCCAGTGGCGCCGCCGATTCGAGCAATCAGGCAGCGGGCTGGACTTCGCGGACTGGAGCGCCGAGATCACCAAAGACCGGGGGGTAAAACTGGGCCGCTTCGGCACAGCTGAGGAAGTCGCCTTCCACATTCTCACCCTTCTATCCCCGCTAAGCGGCTATACAACAGGAGCCACGATCGATGTCGGCGGCGGTGTTGGCCGCTATGTGTAA
- the lipA gene encoding lipoyl synthase, whose protein sequence is MTLVPEGRKLLRVEQRNKAVPVERKPEWIKAKVQMGPEFVGLKNLVKKEGLHTVCEEAGCPNIFECWEDKEATFLIGGSECTRRCDFCQIDTGKPSPVDMFEPTKVARSVQAMALRYATVTGVARDDLADEGVWLYAETVRKIHELNPGTGVELLIPDFSGKPEHISAICDSAPEVFAHNVETVPRIFKRIRPAFRYDRSLDVITQGRDAGMVTKSNLILGMGETRAEISEALTDLHAAGCDLITITQYLRPSERHLPVDRWVKPQEFVELAAEAEDIGFLGVMSGPLVRSSYRAGRLWATAMRKKGRDIPTHLAHIADGIQDSGTTRQEASTLLAHHATA, encoded by the coding sequence ATGACCCTGGTACCTGAAGGCCGTAAGCTGCTGCGCGTTGAACAGCGCAACAAAGCCGTCCCGGTCGAACGCAAGCCCGAGTGGATCAAGGCCAAGGTCCAGATGGGCCCGGAATTCGTGGGCCTGAAGAACCTCGTGAAAAAGGAAGGCCTGCACACCGTCTGCGAGGAAGCCGGCTGCCCGAACATCTTCGAGTGCTGGGAAGACAAGGAAGCAACCTTCCTGATCGGCGGCTCCGAATGCACCCGCCGCTGCGACTTCTGCCAGATCGACACCGGCAAACCCTCCCCCGTGGACATGTTCGAACCCACCAAGGTCGCCCGCTCCGTCCAGGCCATGGCCCTGCGCTACGCCACCGTCACCGGCGTCGCCCGGGACGACCTCGCCGACGAGGGCGTCTGGCTCTACGCCGAAACCGTCCGCAAGATCCACGAACTGAACCCCGGCACCGGGGTGGAACTGCTCATCCCGGACTTCTCCGGCAAACCCGAACACATCAGCGCGATCTGCGACTCCGCCCCCGAGGTCTTCGCGCACAACGTCGAGACCGTGCCCCGGATCTTCAAGCGCATCCGCCCCGCGTTCCGCTACGACCGCTCCCTGGACGTCATCACCCAGGGCCGGGACGCCGGCATGGTCACCAAATCCAACCTGATCCTGGGCATGGGCGAAACCCGGGCCGAAATCTCCGAAGCCCTTACCGACCTGCACGCCGCGGGCTGCGACCTGATCACCATCACCCAGTACCTGCGCCCCTCCGAACGGCACCTGCCCGTGGACCGCTGGGTCAAACCCCAGGAATTCGTCGAGCTCGCCGCCGAAGCCGAGGACATCGGCTTCCTCGGCGTCATGTCCGGACCCCTGGTCCGCTCCTCCTACCGCGCCGGACGCCTCTGGGCCACCGCGATGCGCAAAAAAGGCCGCGACATCCCCACCCACCTGGCCCACATCGCCGACGGCATCCAGGACTCCGGCACCACCCGCCAGGAAGCCAGCACCCTCCTCGCACACCACGCGACGGCCTGA